Proteins encoded by one window of Vigna radiata var. radiata cultivar VC1973A chromosome 5, Vradiata_ver6, whole genome shotgun sequence:
- the LOC106762294 gene encoding ruBisCO large subunit-binding protein subunit beta, chloroplastic — MASTFNAMSSYKLSSSAAISSFPFSGSRRQSNGVVLARRSRNARVSAMAKELHFNKDGTAIKKLQSGVNKLADLVGVTLGPKGRNVVLESKYGSPKIVNDGVTVAKEVELEDPVENIGAKLVRQAAAKTNDLAGDGTTTSVVLAQGLIAEGVKVVAAGANPVLITRGIEKTAKALVSELKKISKEVEDSELADVAAVSAGNNYEVGNMIAEALSKVGRKGVVTLEEGKSADNSLYVVEGMQFDRGYISPYFVTDSEKMAVEYENCKLLLVDKKITNARDLFNILEDAIRSGYPILIIAEDIEQEALATLVVNRLRGSLKIAALKAPGFGERKSQYLDDIAILTGGTVIREEVGLSLDKAGKEVLGFASKVVLTKDTTTIVGDGSTQEAVNKRVAQIKNLIEAAEQDYEREKLNERIAKLSGGVAVIQVGAQTETELKEKKLRVEDALNATKAAVEEGIVVGGGCTLLRLASKVDAIRDSLDNDEEKVGADIVKRALSYPLKLIAKNAGVNGSVVSEKVLSSDNPRYGYNAATGNYEDLMSAGIIDPTKVVRCCLEHAASVAKTFLMSDCVVVEIKEPEPVPAGNPMDGSGYGL, encoded by the exons ATGGCTTCTACCTTCAACGCAATGTCCTCATACAAGCTCTCCTCCTCCGCCGCCATCTCCTCCTTCCCCTTCTCTGGCTCTCGCCGTCAATCCAATGGCGTCGTTCTCGCCAGAAGAAGCCGCAACGCCAGGGTCTCCGCCATGGCCAAGGAGCTGCATTTCAACAAGGACGGCACCGCAATCAAGAAACTCCAG AGCGGTGTGAACAAGCTAGCGGATCTGGTAGGGGTCACGCTTGGTCCCAAAGGAAGGAATGTTGTTCTCGAGAGCAAGTATGGTTCGCCGAAAATCGTTAACGACGGTGTTACTGTTGCCAAAGag GTTGAATTGGAGGATCCCGTTGAGAATATTGGTGCCAAGTTGGTGAGGCAAGCTGCTGCCAAGACCAACGACTTGGCTGGTGATGGAACCACGACATCTGTTGTTCTAGCTCAAGGCCTTATCGCCGAAGGTGTTAAG GTTGTCGCTGCCGGTGCCAACCCTGTCCTCATCACTCGTGGCATTGAGAAGACAGCAAAGGCTCTGGTGTCTGAGCTTAAGAAGATATCAAAAGAG GTTGAAGATAGTGAGTTGGCAGATGTGGCAGCAGTTAGTGCTGGGAACAATTATGAAGTAGGAAATATGATAGCTGAAGCATTGAGTAAAGTTGGTAGAAAGGGTGTTGTGACCCTTGAGGAGGGAAAGAGTGCCGATAACAGTCTATATGTCGTCGAGGGAATGCAATTCGACCGTGGCTACATTTCTCCATATTTCGTTACTGACAGTGAGAAAATGGCTGTTGAGTATGAGAACTGTAAG CTGCTGTTGGTTGACAAAAAAATAACCAATGCTAGGGATCTTTTCAACATACTGGAGGATGCTATTAGAAGTGGATACCCTATATTGATTATTGCGGAGGATATTGAACAGGAAGCTCTAGCAACTCTTGTGGTGAACAGACTTAGAGGGTCACTTAAGATTGCAGCACTTAAGGCCCCTGGATTTGGAGAACGCAAGAGCCAGTACCTTGATGATATTGCAATCTTGACTGGAG GTACTGTAATCAGAGAAGAGGTTGGCCTTTCTTTGGACAAAGCTGGGAAAGAGGTTCTCGGATTTGCGTCTAAGGTGGTACTCACCAAGGATACAACAACAATTGTTGGTGACGGAAGTACCCAGGAGGCGGTGAACAAGAGAGTTGCACAAATTAAGAACCTAATTGAG GCTGCAGAGCAAGATTATGAGAGAGAAAAGCTGAATGAGAGAATTGCTAAATTGTCTGGTGGTGTGGCTGTGATTCAG GTTGGCGCACAAACCGAAACAGAGCTCAAGGAAAAGAAATTGAGAGTAGAAGATGCTCTTAATGCTACAAAG GCAGCTGTAGAGGAAGGTATTGTAGTTGGAGGTGGCTGCACTTTGCTGAGACTTGCATCAAAGGTGGATGCAATCCGGGATAGTCTTGataatgatgaagaaaaa GTTGGGGCTGATATTGTAAAAAGAGCTCTTAGTTACCCTCTGAAATTAATTGCCAAGAATGCTGGTGTCAATGGTAGCGTTGTCAGCGAGAAG GTATTGTCCAGCGACAATCCAAGATATGGATATAATGCTGCCACTGGGAACTATGAAGATTTGATGTCTGCTGGGATCATTGACCCAACAAAG GTCGTCAGATGTTGCTTGGAACATGCAGCCTCTGTTGCGAAGACCTTCTTAATGTCAGATTGCGTGGTTGTTGAGATAAAGGAACCTGAGCCCGTACCTGCTGGAAACCCCATGGACGGTTCAG GATATGGTCTGTAG